CCAGTGTTGAGGTTGAGTATCGTGCCGTGGCAAACGTTATTGTTGAGTGCTCATGGCTTCTATAACTTCTCTAAGAGCTCTCTTGTCCCGTCGATAAGGCCACCATTGTGTATTGCGACAACGTTTGTGCCGTCTACCTCTCTGATAACCCCGTTCATCATCGCCGCACCAAACATATTGAGCTGGATATCCACTTTGTTCGCGAGCAGGTGGCTCTTGGTCACGTTCGAGTTCTTCACATGCCTACGGCCTACCTCTTAGCAGTTTGCGGATATCATGATGAAGGGGTTGTCGACATCGGTTTTCGAGGAGTTTCGGTCCAGTTTGTGCGTCAGTGCTGATGCTTCAACTGcgggggggggaggggagggtTGAGCACATCTATATATTGGCACTGGATGCCCGTGAAACATGTGTGTTGTATCCTATCCTCTCTCTACACAATTGTGTTCGGTGTTTTTTGCGCCCTGCACAAAATGATACTTTTATTTGCTAATAACATTACAATTGTGATGGTCCTATGAATTTAACTTGTACTATTTCCTCGTTGTCGATCCAAAAGCCATGACGTGTACTGGCCTGGCCAAACAGGCCGGCCCGACCCGGCCCGGCCCGTGCTAATCATGCCTGGCCCGGCATGGCCCGCCATGGCACGTTTGCTGAGTGCTCCTTGGCCCAGGCACGACCTGATTATTAAACGGGCCAGCCCGTGGTACGTTTAGCACGCTGGGCCACCTGTTTTTTAGTCTGTTGAGCTGTAGTTTAGATCATATATGGAATAAATAAATGGACTGTGTCGTGCCAGCCCGCGTGCCCAGGCATGGCCCGTGGCGTGCCGTGTGCCGGGCCTGGCCCGTTTAGCCCGGGTCGTGCGATTCCCGCGTGCTACCAGGCCGACCCAGTTAGCACGGCTCGTTTGGCCAGCTACCGGCCCGTTTGGTTGAGGACATCTATATATTGGCACTGGATGCCCGTGAAACATGTGCGTTGTATCCTATCCTCTCTCTACACAATTGTGTTCGGTGTTTTTTGCGCCCTGCACAAAAATGATACTTTTTTTTGCTAATAACATTACAATTGTGATGGTCCTATGAATTTAACTTGTACTATTTCCTCGTTGTCGATCCAAAAGCCATGACGTGTACTGGCCTGGCCAAACAGGCCGGCCCGACCCGGCCCAGCCTGGCCCGGCCCGTGCTAATCATGCCTGGCCCAGCATGGCCCGCCATGGCACGTTTGCTGAGTGCTCCTTGGCCCAGGCACGACCTGATTATTAAACGGGCCGGCCCGTGGTACGTTTAGCACGCTGGGCCACCTGTTTTTTAGTCTGTTGAGTTGTAGTTtagatcatatatatatatatatatatatatatatatatatatatatatatatatatatatatggaatAAATAAATGGATTGTGCCGTGCCAGCCCGCGTGCCCAGGCATGGCCCGTGGCGTGCCGTGTGCCGGGCCTGGCCCGTTTAGCCCGGGTCGTGCCATTCCCGCGTGCTACCGGGCCGACCCAGTTAGCACGGCTCGTTTGGCCAGCTACCGGCCCGTTTGGTTGAGCACATCTATATATTGGCATTGGATGCCCGTGAAACATGGctaaatttttttaaataatacattttttaaaattacAGAAATAATACGCAGAAAAAAGAATTTACAagaataatacaccgtcggcccactgcaggccgactgagcccagtcggcccacagcaggccgatcggCTATCAGGAGGCCGACTGCAGGCCGGGCTGGCACGCGGCCGCCTGTGGTTGGTCGGGCCACGTCGCGAGGGGGGAGGCAGCGGCCTGTCGGCGTGGTGCGCCCCTGTCGGCCTGCCGCCCGCCGATCGGCCACCTGGTGGCCGACAGGGTGCTGCCGACCTGACGCGCGCTGGACAGcccgcccttatcctctccttcctctcctcctGCATTATTTCTTCTCCCGTGcccgcccttatcctctccttcctccATTATTCTTCTCCCGTGGCTCATTTCTGCTgtgttcttcctcctcctctctctacAGAAAAATGGCACACATTTGTACACCTAAATGAGCAACATTTTCGCGATTTTGGCACCGTGAATGGGTTCAACTCATTTAGGGCAGCCAAAAGAGGTGTCGATCTACTGACggggtagctcgtggtggtcgtggtgagcattttggtGGAGGTTGTGGTGAtgaagttggggcagtgttcGTCGTTGGGGCAGTTGGGGTGgtgaggtggtggtggtggaggtggtggaggtggtggtggtggaggtcgttcgtcgttcgtcgttcgtcgttcttcgttcgtcgttcgtcgttcttcgttcgtggttcttcgttcttcgttcgcacgcacgcttcaagggtatatttcagcccacattttatttttcgtaggtgctccgggagtatacgtaaatattgttatttgccgcggtagtatacgtaaatatttgtgtgcgattattgttatttggcccggtagtatacgtaaatattattcgttcgcacgcacgctaCGTTCGATGTGAAAATAAATTtgtgtgcgattattgttatttgccccggtagtatacgtaaatatttgtagttgctacggcaaatattcgtaatatagttgtaggtgtgtgaattgtattagttgtTAGTGGGATAATAAGTTGTTGCTTAATACTTGACACGTACACAAGTGCGGGATAAGAAGTTGGAAACATGAATAAAAAGTTGGAAAGAAGAGACAAGTTTTTTTTTGAAGAGTTGGGGTCGGCATGTGCATAGCATGTCAGTGTGATGAAAATTTAACAAGCAAACAAAAAATAGGAAAAGTAGAACTACATGTAAAAAAACGTTTCAGTCCGTACCCGATGCCAATATGAAGCGGATTACCCGCTAACCTTTATTATGCGTATTTTCTAAAGTTTAACCCATAACAAGCAATGCCACACTGTTTTTTTTTAACGGCCACGCTGTAGTTTAACAAAAAAACTTCTTTGCAAGGAAGAATTTTACATGATCGTAGAAATAAGACGCATGCCTTTTTCTAAATTATTTTAACATAgattaaaataaaaaatacatcaacatggccatataattcaaataaactgaattatcatatttgtcggttatattattattattatttgaggcctatttattattagtaaacatgggcctatttattatattatttactatggtcctggtaatatatatatagacatgtctaatacTTGTATTTGTATGTAGAAAAAAAATAGGTGAGTCGAGATGTCCGATGTAGTGAAGTTGAGAttttactatggtcctggtaCTGTCCAAACAAATGAGTTGGGAGCAGATCTTAGTGAATTTACTCACATAGAGGTTGCAATCAGCGcaccacaaacatggtctgttagtcagttgaaagaatggattgcggcaagtttaggtcttgatactgaaacacacatcgtcggtgttcatgcattgtggacacggtcaagttcaaaaatttacttttatttgaggccaatagagggagactccgattgggtgcggtggttacaaggttgtgaacgaaggggatgcaatcctgttgctttagtgcttcccgTCGTGAAGGAGGTCACTGCACATGAAGGGGAGGATGGCTacgaaggacagagcagtcatgtagaaggaggaaatgcttatggttacgaacaaggacagagcagtcaggtagaaggaggaaatgcttatggttatgaaccagggcagagtagtcaggtagaaggaggaaatgccgatggtgattacaatggcgaggtggacgctgacgaggtagatgggcacatgcagaaccagatggaagaagaagacaccgatgttgaaaggggtcatgccaatgattctgacgagtcagatgaagaagaaaatgcagaggaggtCCCGAATCCTGCATGGTGGAATCATGACTTATCATCTGCAATGACCGTGAATGATGGACATGATTCAGCCTGGCAATATCACCAGAACAATATTGCGACGGGTGCTATGTATCCGAACAAGCAAGCCCTGAAGGATGCAATAATTAATTGGGCAATGTCCACGCAAAGGGTTTTCAAAGCTGAGGTGTCCAGTCAGAAATTCCTCACAATGGTATGCAAGAATGCAGATTGTCCCGCAAGGGTGCACggctttctccctaagtatggcacaagttgggtgataagtgacttagttaatcacacttgtcttattccctgcatccctcaagatcatgccaaccttTCATCCACGCTTATTGCTCGACTGTTTTACGATGAGATAGTGCAAGGCAAAGCTATGGAAGTGAAGGCAGTGCAGACAAAAGTGTTCGCCAGGTTGAAGTACAGAATTTCTTATGgcaaggcttggagggctaagcatgcagcgcttgagaggagatttggttcttattttgatgcatatgactctgttgtccacctcctccacaccctgcagcagcgggatccaggcacctatatcgatatccaagacatgttcatgccagagttcccaactgtgagggttttgcatcgtctcttcttctctttcggtgtatgcatcgaagctttcaggcattgccgaccggtgatatgtgttgacggtacttttctcacaggcaagtacaagggtcagatcctgacagccataggtcaagacggccaaaatcaagtcgtcccactggcatttgcttttgtggagagtgagaacattgaaagttggacatggttcttcaggcagttgaaaatatcagttgtgaaggagaagcccaatgtgtgcatccttcatgacaggcatgcaggtatactcagtgcgataaggacactgacaaacccaggccctgaggaacaagttccatggcaggacttgcagagccgttggtgcatgcgccatctcggggctaatttcttctcgcagtttagaaataagaacctgatgaatctgttcaaaaaactctgcaagcagaaccagttatggaagtacaatttgatacacgacagacttaatgtgtgcacgcagagacacgtgagggacaggaaagctgcaagagatgcagcggtgagggcacatgttgaagcagtatctgcacagttggcaacaggaacagcggccgtggaggaggaggcTGTTGGGCTATGTGACCTGCCAAGCTTTGACCCACCTGGTACTAGGAGAAGGCTCGGGAGGTCAATTAAAACCTTCAAGCAGTGGATAGAGCATGAGCCTCTGGAGAGGTGGTCTTTGCTACATGACACACATGGAGCAAGGTACGGTGTCATGACAACGAACCTCGCGGAAACATACAACTTTGTCCTCAGAGGAAACCGGGCATTGCCACTTACAGCCATCGTTGAGGGTATTTTCTATGGCACCGTCAAGTATTTCAGAGACAGACGTCAAATAGCAGAGCAGCATATCTTGAACAACCCAAATACACGGTACTGTGAAAGAGTCATGAAGTACATggacaacaagatgcaaaaagctaggtcacacactgtagtcgccatcggtaatcaagaaagaaggtttgaggtccgcttagccaacaacaaattcggatgtgcaaatgagttgaggacgcatgaggtgaaaattggcaatgaagcctggccaacgtgtgagtgcacatgcaataaaccgaaattgcttcacctaccttgctcacatgtacttgctgcttgcgggcagcttggaatggacgcaatatcgtttgtgtctccatattttttgaaagaggttgtcctcaatacctggacaggtgagctgatgggtttTCGAACAATGGGTAATTTCAACAGCGTCAACCCCGCCGATAGGCGTTACATTCCAAACCCAGAGCATATGCGTACAAATAGAGGCAGGCGGCAGTGTCAGCGCATCCGAAATGATATGGATGAATCTGAAGCAGGAGGTCCGACTAGGCAATGCATTCTATGCAATGAATTTGGCCATAGGGACACTAATTGTCCCACATTCGTCACTAGGCGTGGACGAGGCaaccggggaagaagaggaggtagaggtagtagaggagtaagggcgagaggaagaagctaAGCTAGCACTAGTTTGTTCTGAATTTATATTAAGTGTgttgtggcactatgttctgaaatttgtattaagtgtggcactatgttctgaatttttattaagtgtggcactatgttctgaaatttgtattaagtgtggcactatgttatgaatttttattaagtgtggcactatgttctgaatttgtattaagtgtggcactatgttctgaatttttattaagtgtggcactttgttctgaatttttattaagtgtggcactttgttctgaatttttattaagtgtggcactttgttctgaatttttattaagtgtgacactatgttatgaatttttattaagtgtggcactttgttatgaatttttattaagtgtgacactatgtttTGAATTTTGTATGTGCAGGAATGTCGGGATTGTGGTTGCTGAATGGGGACATTGATAAGGGTCATCGTGGTGCGATATGGTATGAGCGCATGCTTGAGCCTCTCGTCACTCGCACTCCTAAGGAAAACTGGAAGATACACTCAGGATGGCTTCAGCGGTACGTGCTTTATTAATTTGCACACTGGCATGCATATTAATGGTTGAAATGGGAGACACTAACTGAAAAGTTCTCTGATGAAGGTTGAAATGGGTCGGCCTTTTACCTTTCGCGCGTCTGGTTGAGTCTATCCCGGGTGAGAAACGCGTCGCCATCGATGGGTCTTTGCTGAGCTGCTTAGTGGACCGTTGGAGGCCGGAGACCCACACGTTTCACTTCAGATGGGGAGAGATGGCTCCTACTCTGGAGGATGTGTCACTTTTGCTCGGACTACCGTTGGCAGGTCATGCCGTAGGACCGTTGGACGCACCGGCTGGTTGGGAGCGAGCTCTTACAGAACGTTTTCACGGTGTTTTTCCGGATGCTCCCGATCCGGTATGggagcatcacggacctaagtATGAGTGGTTGCTAAATTTTCGGGTAATTTCCCCTACCTATTCTCTTCAAGTTATCGCGCATAAAGTTTTACAGAAAATAATTGCGGCTAACTAAAACTTTCTCTTCGCTTAATGCAGATCCAGAACTTCCGGGTGCCGTTGACTGCGGAACAGATCACTCGGAGCCTCGAGGCCTACTTACTGTGGCTTTTCGGCAAGGTGATGTTCACGGAGAACCATGTCACCACTATTAGCGCCTTCTACATCCCTATGGCACTCGAGATAGCGAGCGCTCAGACGGCAGATCAGATCAGACagaggagttggggttcggcggtgttagcggctacataccgaggtatgtgcaacggttgccagcttacatcgagaaagccagcccttcttggatgccctctattcctacagctgtggtcgtgggagaggttctctatagggcgaccagatgtacgtgttcatgagcctatagacgccatgtttgatgttgacggcatcgacatgcctacTTTCGGTCTGTGTTGGACTCGTCGCAAGGTATGCACCGTGTTGTAGTTTAATGCAACTTTTTCTGCACAAGAGATCGATCGATGCTAGCAGCTACTAACTTTTATTCTCTGCAGAGACGCTTTGCTAGTGATCAGACCAGGAAGGCGTACACAGCATTGAACGAGCAGTTCGATGCGTACACCGGGGTCATCTGGCAGCCCTACACGGAAGCAGCCATACAAGCGAGATACCCTGCTGGTATGTCTGTGCTATGCACAAGGGACCGAGATTACTGGATGGCAAAATCGAAGATCATCTTCGATGTCTTCGTCGAGGAGATGGCACAACAGAGGGTTATGAGGCAATTTGGTCTTCTGCAGTTGGAGCTACCTCCCCCTATAGAGAACCCGGTGCCAGCACACATCCACAGGTATTAACCAGTTTTTCAATGTTGCATTTTCTTTCATAGTACTCCATTCGAAGCTTTAGGTAATTGTTGAACACACACCACAATTTTAGGACGACAAGGAAGGGCATGAACAGGACAACTGCTGACTGGCTAGTTAGACTAGAGCCGTATGTTATAGAATGGGAGACAGCAAACACAAATCTATGGCACGAGAATCACAATTTCAATCTCGATGAATTCAATCTCTATTTGCGGCGCTACATGACCGGAACACGGTTACGCATTGTTGAGTACTCCCACCCAGAGGAGTTACCGGATCCTACTCCGTCGGATATGTACCCGAGCTATGATACTTCGGGCTCTAGGCAGTACGCGGTAAGATATTTTTTCTTTACGTAATGTTGTCACGTACTTTGACGTGCAAGAGACAGACATTATTAATCGTCATGGAAATTTGCAGGCTACCTTGACACGCGAACTGTACGACGACGTGACCACCTTTGGACGATCACTATCGTctggacctcttcttcatcatcgTCCAGTGGTACAGCCCTTCTTGGAAAGAATGCAGAATAAGATACGGACTGTGTACGAGGCTATCACGTGCACCCGGAGAACCGATGTTGTTCAgcacgagcaggagcagccgcgtcACTCCATGCAACGACATCAACCACGTCCACGCCTAGCACAGCAGCCGGCAACCAGGCCACCCCGTCCTGACCAACCTGGCAGTTCTACGTGGCACCCGCAGCACTATGGTCccacgtcgagcttcgtgttttctccacagccacagcaacacggtccctcgtcgagcttcgtgttttctccacagccacagcagcacggtccctcgtccagtttcgtgtttcagccagagcagacgtcacacccagcaggtatgtgtcttcatatttattgttttcaatattaattgacgcgacctcattcttcatgatgaaacgttccatcgcgtaggggcctatggatatcaggcgtctatgtcggcatcacatgatacgtgggggagtgatcaacatcccgaggacaacatacaggctcagatgtcgcagcacacccagtggatgaacatgttttcgactcctccaccaggccccacacaggatacacagcatgaccagggagagtctgagattcctcctcgtcacattagggcacccgacaggttgggatggt
This sequence is a window from Aegilops tauschii subsp. strangulata cultivar AL8/78 chromosome 7, Aet v6.0, whole genome shotgun sequence. Protein-coding genes within it:
- the LOC141027969 gene encoding uncharacterized protein isoform X1; protein product: MQIQNFRVPLTAEQITRSLEAYLLWLFGKVMFTENHVTTISAFYIPMALEIASAQTADQIRQRSWGSAVLAATYRGMCNGCQLTSRKPALLGCPLFLQLWSWERFSIGRPDVRVHEPIDAMFDVDGIDMPTFGLCWTRRKRRFASDQTRKAYTALNEQFDAYTGVIWQPYTEAAIQARYPAGMSVLCTRDRDYWMAKSKIIFDVFVEEMAQQRVMRQFGLLQLELPPPIENPVPAHIHRTTRKGMNRTTADWLVRLEPYVIEWETANTNLWHENHNFNLDEFNLYLRRYMTGTRLRIVEYSHPEELPDPTPSDMYPSYDTSGSRQYAATLTRELYDDVTTFGRSLSSGPLLHHRPVVQPFLERMQNKIRTVYEAITCTRRTDVVQHEQEQPRHSMQRHQPRPRLAQQPATRPPRPDQPGSSTWHPQHYGPTSSFVFSPQPQQHGPSSSFVFSPQPQQHGPSSSFVFQPEQTSHPAGAYGYQASMSASHDTWGSDQHPEDNIQAQMSQHTQWMNMFSTPPPGPTQDTQHDQGESEIPPRHIRAPDRLGWSLIPDPPPRQARRRH
- the LOC141027969 gene encoding serine/threonine-protein phosphatase 7 long form homolog isoform X2, with protein sequence MQIQNFRVPLTAEQITRSLEAYLLWLFGKVMFTENHVTTISAFYIPMALEIASAQTADQIRQRSWGSAVLAATYRGMCNGCQLTSRKPALLGCPLFLQLWSWERFSIGRPDVRVHEPIDAMFDVDGIDMPTFGLCWTRRKRRFASDQTRKAYTALNEQFDAYTGVIWQPYTEAAIQARYPAGMSVLCTRDRDYWMAKSKIIFDVFVEEMAQQRVMRQFGLLQLELPPPIENPVPAHIHRLP